GCATAATCTTTATCTTTATTTGCGATATCCGATAAGTTATAAAATCTGCGAGTAACATCTTGTTCTTGAGCTAAACCATCTTCAAACGTTTCTAAAATACTATTAAATTCCGATTTTGGTGCAGAAATTGCTGAAAACTCAGCTTGTTCACCACGGTCATTTATATAGTCATAGATTTTTTTACCGTGAAAACGTTCTTCTTTAGCTTGCTGAATATAGAAATTAGCAAAACCTTCGTAAGATTTATTATCACAATAAGCTGCCATAGCCATGTAAGCATGTGCTGCATAGTATTCGTGATTCATTTGTTCATTTAATGCATCTAATAATTTTTTATTTAACATAAGTAACAGGCCTCCTATACTTAATTGTTTTAAGTATAGCAAATCTATTCTCATTAGTAAATAATAATTATTATAATCTAGTCTGTGGTAAATTTTTTTAATTGAGAATGGTATAGAAAGAAAAAAAGTCGTGTTATAATATTTTTGCGAGCAGTAAAAGGAGGCTATTTATGAGACATTGGACAGCTACAACTTTAGCTAAACTAGCACGTAAAGCTAGTAGAGCTGCCGGTAAAAAAGGCACAGATTTACCTGGACAAGTTGCGAGAAAATTAGATAAAAACATATTAAGAACTTTAGCTACTAAAGTAGATGAAATAGTATTTATAAGTGGTACCAACGGAAAGACAACGACTTCAAATTTGATAGGCTATACGTTAAGAGAAAATAATATCGAAATTATACATAATAATGAAGGGGCCAATATGGCTGCTGGTATTACCTCGGCGTTTATTTTACAAAATAATAAAAATACAAAAATAGCAATTATTGAAATAGATGAAGGTAGTATTCCAAAAGTTTTAAGTGAAGTAACCCCTACAATGATGGTAGTGACAAACTTTTTCAGAGACCAGATGGATCGTTTTGGTGAAATAGATATTATGGTTAATAATATTGCTCAAGCGATAAGCAATAAGGGGATTAAATTATTGTTAAATGCTGATGATCCATTTGTAAGTAGATTAAAAATAGCCAGTGATAACGTATTATATTACGGTATGCAAAAGCATGTGCACGAGTTTGAACAAAGTACGATGAATGAAAGTAAATATTGCCCTAATTGCGGACGATTATTGCACTATGATTATATACACTATAATCAAATAGGACATTATCATTGTGAATGTGGCTTTAAGCGTGAACAACCTAAGTATGAAGTTACAAATTTTAATTTATCACCGTTCATTGATATGGAAGTCAATAGTGCTAAATTCGACATGAAAATAGCTGGCGATTTCAATGCTTATAATGCATTAGCTGCATATTCTGTGTTAAAAGAATTAGGATTAAATGATGAATCAATTCGTAAAGGTTTTGAATCTTATACGTCACATAATGGTAGAATGCAGTATTTTAAAAATAGACAAAAAG
The genomic region above belongs to Staphylococcus durrellii and contains:
- the ftnA gene encoding H-type ferritin FtnA, which gives rise to MLNKKLLDALNEQMNHEYYAAHAYMAMAAYCDNKSYEGFANFYIQQAKEERFHGKKIYDYINDRGEQAEFSAISAPKSEFNSILETFEDGLAQEQDVTRRFYNLSDIANKDKDYATISFLNWFLDEQVEEESMFETHIDYLKRIGDDHNTLYLYEKELAARSFDEE
- the murT gene encoding lipid II isoglutaminyl synthase subunit MurT, whose protein sequence is MRHWTATTLAKLARKASRAAGKKGTDLPGQVARKLDKNILRTLATKVDEIVFISGTNGKTTTSNLIGYTLRENNIEIIHNNEGANMAAGITSAFILQNNKNTKIAIIEIDEGSIPKVLSEVTPTMMVVTNFFRDQMDRFGEIDIMVNNIAQAISNKGIKLLLNADDPFVSRLKIASDNVLYYGMQKHVHEFEQSTMNESKYCPNCGRLLHYDYIHYNQIGHYHCECGFKREQPKYEVTNFNLSPFIDMEVNSAKFDMKIAGDFNAYNALAAYSVLKELGLNDESIRKGFESYTSHNGRMQYFKNRQKEAMINLAKNPAGMNSSLSVGEQIEGNKVYVLSLNDNAADGRDTSWIYDADFEKLSRQSIEVIIVTGTRAEELHLRLKLAAVEVPIIVEKDIYKATALSMDYNSFTVAIPNYTSLSPMLDQLNRSFKEDK